Proteins co-encoded in one Dyella japonica A8 genomic window:
- a CDS encoding efflux RND transporter periplasmic adaptor subunit, which yields MNKRWILALLTVAVVGGSWALLGHSGDTHAQAGPPPAPSVTVAQVLVRPVDDSDEFTGRLQAVDTIQLRPRVSGYVDSVHFKEGAIVRKGDLLFRIDPRPYQAEVDRLNANLAEAKANQVLAQANGERAQRLLEQHAIAKEEADRQQTAAQSAKAQVASTNAALDAAKLNLGFTEVRAPIDGRVSNALVTPGNLVTSNDVLTSVVSIDPIYAYFDVDEHSYLKFDRQRREHGGSPQISMALSDEKGFPHTGRVDFVDNQLRAGSGTIRLRAVFDNADASYTPGLYVRIQLRSDSRQPRALVDDRAVGADLGNKFVYVVDKDRKVEYRRVVTGPLLDGLRVVNEGLDAKDTVIVNGIQHVRPGVEVNPTKVAMETRSLDPNKPVAMAGGASSKNAAQQK from the coding sequence ATGAACAAGCGATGGATCCTTGCCCTGCTCACCGTCGCCGTGGTGGGCGGCAGCTGGGCCCTGCTGGGCCACAGCGGTGATACCCATGCCCAGGCCGGCCCGCCGCCGGCGCCTTCCGTCACCGTGGCCCAGGTGCTGGTGCGCCCGGTGGACGATTCGGATGAGTTCACCGGCCGCCTGCAGGCGGTCGACACCATCCAGCTGCGTCCCCGCGTCAGTGGATATGTGGACTCGGTGCACTTCAAGGAAGGGGCGATCGTTCGAAAGGGCGACCTTCTTTTCCGCATCGACCCCCGCCCCTACCAGGCGGAAGTGGATCGACTGAACGCCAATCTGGCGGAGGCGAAGGCCAACCAGGTGCTGGCCCAGGCCAACGGCGAGCGCGCCCAGCGCCTGCTGGAGCAACACGCCATTGCCAAGGAAGAGGCCGACCGCCAGCAGACCGCTGCGCAAAGCGCCAAGGCCCAGGTGGCGTCCACCAACGCTGCCCTCGACGCCGCCAAGCTCAACCTCGGCTTTACCGAAGTGCGCGCGCCCATCGATGGTCGCGTGAGCAACGCGCTGGTGACGCCGGGCAACCTGGTTACCAGCAACGACGTGCTGACCAGCGTGGTGAGCATCGACCCGATCTATGCCTACTTCGACGTCGACGAGCACAGCTACCTGAAGTTCGACCGCCAGCGCCGTGAGCACGGCGGCTCGCCGCAGATCTCGATGGCTCTGTCCGACGAGAAAGGCTTTCCGCACACCGGCCGCGTCGATTTCGTCGACAACCAGCTGCGTGCGGGCAGCGGCACGATCCGCCTGCGTGCCGTGTTCGACAACGCCGACGCCAGCTACACGCCGGGCCTCTACGTCCGCATCCAGCTGCGCAGCGACAGCCGCCAGCCGCGGGCACTCGTCGATGACCGCGCCGTCGGCGCCGACCTGGGCAACAAGTTCGTCTACGTGGTCGACAAGGATCGCAAGGTGGAATACCGCCGCGTGGTGACCGGTCCCCTGCTCGATGGCCTGCGCGTGGTCAACGAAGGCCTGGACGCCAAGGACACCGTGATCGTCAACGGCATCCAGCATGTGCGCCCTGGCGTGGAAGTGAACCCGACCAAGGTGGCGATGGAAACGCGCAGCCTGGATCCGAACAAGCCGGTGGCGATGGCGGGTGGTGCGTCGAGCAAGAACGCGGCGCAGCAGAAGTAA
- a CDS encoding efflux RND transporter permease subunit, with translation MKLAQYFVDRPILAGVLSVLILIAGSIALFKLPISEYPEVVPPTVVVRASYPGANPKVIAETVATPLEEQINGVEGMLYTSSQSTSDGAMTLTVTFALGTDLDNAQVQVQNRVSQALPRLPEEVQRLGVTTQKSSPDLTMVVHLISPDNRYDMLYLSNYARLHIKDQLARLDGVGDVQIFGAGEYSMRVWLDPERLASRQLTTGDVVHAIQEQNITVAAGALNAPPGPTNAAFQLNINTQGRLINEDDFANIIVRKDADGSFVHLRDVGRVELGANSYALRSLLNNQPAVALPIFQRPGSNAIQISDEVRALMADLKKDFPQGVDYKIVYDPTVFVRGSIEAVVHTLFEAIALVVLVVILFLQTWRASIIPLVAVPVSLIGTFAVMLMAGFSLNALSLFGLVLAIGIVVDDAIVVVENVERHIEHGLSPKEATRKAMNEVTGPIVATALVLCAVFVPAAFISGLTGQFYRQFALTIAISTVISAFNSLTLSPALAALLLKEHGAPKDKLSLLIDRAFGWLFRPFNRLFVSSANRYVGGVKRILRSGSIALLIYGGLVVLGLFGFAHVPTGFVPPQDKQYLVSFAQLPDAASLDRSEDVIRRMSDIALKQPGVESAVAFPGLSINGFTNSTNSGIVFVTLKPFEERRDPSLSAGAITAALQQKYMGIQDAYIAIFPPPPVNGLGTIGGFRLQVEDRSDQGFEELYKQTQGLIQASTKVPTLAGLFSSYQVSVPQIDADVDREKAKAEGVDLADVYQTMQAYLGSLYVNDFNRFGRTYQVNVSAEPSFRHEAGDILQLKTRSNTGEMIPLGSFLTVRQTVGPDRVQHYNGYPTAEINGGPAPGYSSGQAQAAIEKLAKDNLPNGMTFEWTELTYQQILAGNTAVLVFPLCVLLVFLVLASLYESLLLPLAVILIVPMVLLSAISGVWMSGGDNNIFTQIGLIVLVGLACKNAILIVEFAREAQIIEGMDRTQAVLEAARLRLRPILMTSFAFIMGVVPLVTSHGAGAEMRHAMGVAVFSGMLGVTFFGLIFTPLFYVMVRGWGERISERRRARRTARLAQANLIEEH, from the coding sequence ATGAAACTCGCCCAATATTTCGTGGACAGGCCGATCCTGGCTGGCGTCCTCTCCGTGCTGATCCTCATCGCGGGCAGCATTGCGCTGTTCAAGCTGCCGATCAGCGAATACCCCGAAGTGGTGCCGCCTACCGTGGTCGTGCGTGCGTCGTATCCCGGCGCCAACCCCAAGGTGATCGCCGAAACCGTCGCCACGCCGCTGGAAGAACAGATCAACGGCGTGGAAGGCATGCTCTACACCAGCTCGCAGTCCACCAGCGATGGCGCGATGACGCTCACCGTCACCTTCGCGCTGGGCACGGATCTGGACAACGCGCAGGTGCAGGTGCAGAACCGCGTGTCGCAGGCACTGCCACGTCTGCCCGAGGAAGTGCAGCGCCTTGGCGTAACCACGCAGAAGAGCTCGCCCGACCTCACCATGGTGGTGCACCTGATCTCACCGGATAACCGGTACGACATGCTGTACCTGTCCAACTACGCACGACTGCACATCAAGGACCAGTTGGCCCGCCTTGACGGCGTGGGCGACGTGCAGATCTTCGGCGCCGGTGAATACAGCATGCGCGTGTGGCTGGACCCGGAACGCCTGGCCTCGCGCCAGCTCACCACGGGTGACGTGGTGCATGCGATCCAGGAGCAGAACATCACCGTGGCCGCCGGTGCGCTCAACGCGCCTCCGGGCCCGACCAACGCGGCGTTCCAGCTCAACATCAACACGCAGGGCCGCCTCATCAACGAGGATGACTTCGCCAACATCATCGTGCGCAAGGATGCCGACGGTTCGTTCGTGCACCTGCGCGATGTGGGCCGCGTGGAACTGGGCGCCAACAGCTACGCGCTGCGCAGCCTGCTCAACAACCAGCCGGCCGTCGCGCTGCCGATCTTCCAGCGCCCGGGTTCCAACGCCATCCAGATCTCCGATGAAGTCCGCGCCTTGATGGCGGACCTGAAGAAGGATTTCCCGCAGGGCGTGGACTACAAGATCGTGTACGACCCGACCGTGTTCGTGCGCGGCTCGATCGAGGCGGTGGTGCATACGCTGTTCGAAGCCATCGCCCTGGTGGTGCTGGTGGTGATCTTGTTCCTGCAGACGTGGCGTGCCTCCATCATCCCGCTGGTCGCCGTGCCGGTGTCGTTGATCGGTACGTTCGCGGTGATGCTGATGGCAGGCTTCTCGCTCAACGCGCTGTCGCTGTTCGGCCTGGTGCTGGCCATCGGCATCGTGGTGGACGACGCCATCGTGGTGGTCGAGAACGTCGAGCGACACATTGAGCATGGCCTGTCGCCGAAGGAAGCGACGCGCAAGGCGATGAACGAAGTGACCGGGCCCATCGTGGCGACGGCGCTGGTGCTGTGCGCGGTGTTCGTGCCGGCGGCTTTCATCAGCGGCCTGACGGGTCAGTTCTATCGCCAATTCGCGCTGACCATCGCCATCTCCACGGTGATCTCGGCGTTCAACTCGCTCACCCTGAGCCCCGCGCTCGCCGCGCTGCTGCTGAAGGAGCACGGTGCACCGAAGGACAAGCTGAGCCTGCTCATCGACCGTGCCTTCGGCTGGCTGTTCCGTCCGTTCAACCGCTTGTTCGTGAGCAGTGCCAACCGTTACGTGGGTGGCGTGAAGCGCATCCTGCGCTCGGGCTCCATCGCGCTGCTCATCTATGGCGGCCTGGTGGTGCTCGGCCTGTTCGGCTTCGCCCACGTGCCCACCGGCTTCGTGCCGCCGCAGGACAAGCAGTACCTGGTGTCGTTCGCGCAGCTGCCGGATGCCGCCTCGCTGGATCGTTCGGAAGACGTGATCCGCCGCATGAGCGACATCGCCCTCAAGCAGCCGGGCGTGGAAAGCGCGGTGGCGTTCCCGGGCCTGTCGATCAACGGTTTTACCAACAGCACCAACTCCGGCATCGTGTTCGTGACGCTCAAGCCGTTCGAGGAGCGTCGTGACCCCTCGCTGTCGGCTGGCGCGATCACGGCGGCCCTGCAGCAGAAGTACATGGGCATCCAGGATGCGTATATCGCGATCTTCCCGCCCCCGCCGGTCAACGGCCTGGGCACGATCGGCGGTTTCCGCCTGCAGGTGGAGGATCGCTCGGACCAGGGCTTCGAGGAGCTGTACAAGCAGACGCAGGGCCTGATCCAGGCCAGCACCAAGGTGCCGACGCTGGCCGGCCTGTTCTCCAGCTACCAGGTGAGCGTGCCGCAGATCGACGCGGATGTGGATCGCGAAAAGGCGAAGGCCGAAGGCGTGGACCTGGCCGACGTGTACCAGACCATGCAGGCGTATCTTGGCTCGCTCTACGTCAATGACTTCAACCGCTTTGGCCGCACCTACCAGGTGAACGTGTCCGCCGAGCCGAGCTTCCGCCATGAGGCAGGCGACATCCTGCAACTGAAGACGCGCAGCAATACGGGCGAGATGATCCCGCTGGGTTCGTTCCTCACGGTGCGGCAGACCGTGGGCCCGGATCGCGTGCAGCACTACAACGGTTACCCGACCGCCGAGATCAACGGCGGCCCGGCACCGGGCTACAGCAGCGGTCAGGCACAGGCGGCCATCGAGAAGCTGGCCAAGGACAACCTGCCCAACGGCATGACGTTCGAGTGGACCGAGCTGACCTACCAGCAGATCCTTGCCGGCAATACCGCGGTGCTCGTGTTCCCCTTGTGCGTGCTGCTGGTGTTCCTGGTGCTGGCCTCGCTGTACGAAAGCCTGCTGCTGCCGCTGGCGGTGATCCTGATCGTGCCGATGGTGCTGCTGTCTGCCATCTCGGGCGTGTGGATGTCCGGTGGCGACAACAACATCTTCACCCAGATCGGCCTGATCGTGCTGGTTGGCCTGGCGTGCAAGAACGCGATCCTGATCGTGGAGTTCGCCCGCGAAGCGCAGATCATCGAAGGCATGGACCGCACGCAGGCCGTGCTGGAAGCGGCCCGCCTGCGACTGCGCCCGATCCTGATGACCTCGTTCGCTTTCATCATGGGCGTGGTGCCGCTGGTGACCTCGCACGGCGCCGGTGCGGAAATGCGCCACGCGATGGGTGTGGCGGTGTTCTCCGGCATGTTGGGCGTCACTTTCTTCGGCCTGATCTTCACGCCGCTGTTCTACGTCATGGTGCGCGGCTGGGGCGAACGCATAAGCGAACGCCGCCGCGCACGCCGGACTGCGCGCCTCGCGCAGGCCAATCTGATTGAGGAGCACTGA
- a CDS encoding efflux transporter outer membrane subunit: protein MDLAATSTPSCGPVSRRSTAKKVTAIAAAIMLSGCVSVGPDYHAPQEKPVVMQGVNAQESTQTFQAQWWKQFNDPTLDALIQRAAANSPDLKIAFARLRESRALLGVAKSQQIPDVETVANYSRSREQQPGFTDRRVTTTSYQAGFDASWEIDLFGGVRRSVEAARADAGASEASLQDAQVTLFAEVARYYFDLRGVQLRIDVANRDIENQRETLRLIHARNDIGTVSEQDVASATARLNFVEAQLPTLQTLAQNDTSRLAVLLGERPGELDVDLSPQGFKPIDVALDIGTAGDVLQRRPDVRVAERELAAANARIGVAKADYYPHITLGGFLGFLAGRSNDFGGAQSRAWSIAPSISWSGLNVQRVRSNVKASEARSDAALANYQRTVLQAVEDVDNAIVGYNLQRDRVIKLQDQVTNSRHAADLARIRYNEGAADFLQLLDAERTQLEAEDALADAQASINLRAVSVYKALGGGWQACASERCDQLAATP, encoded by the coding sequence ATGGATCTGGCCGCAACGTCGACGCCCTCATGCGGCCCCGTCTCCCGCCGCTCCACCGCGAAGAAAGTCACCGCCATCGCCGCCGCGATCATGCTGTCCGGTTGTGTCAGCGTCGGCCCCGACTACCACGCGCCGCAGGAAAAGCCGGTGGTCATGCAGGGCGTGAACGCGCAGGAATCCACGCAGACGTTCCAGGCGCAGTGGTGGAAGCAGTTCAACGACCCGACGCTCGACGCGCTGATCCAGCGCGCCGCCGCGAACAGTCCTGACCTGAAGATCGCCTTTGCACGCCTGCGTGAATCGCGTGCCTTGCTTGGCGTCGCCAAGTCGCAGCAGATTCCCGACGTGGAAACGGTGGCGAACTACTCGCGCAGCCGCGAGCAGCAGCCGGGCTTCACCGACAGGCGCGTCACCACCACCAGCTACCAGGCGGGGTTTGACGCCAGCTGGGAGATCGACCTGTTCGGTGGCGTGCGTCGCTCGGTGGAAGCCGCGCGTGCGGATGCGGGTGCCAGCGAGGCCTCGCTGCAGGATGCGCAGGTAACCCTGTTCGCGGAAGTCGCGCGCTACTACTTCGACCTGCGCGGCGTGCAGCTGCGCATCGATGTGGCCAACCGCGACATCGAGAACCAGCGCGAGACGTTGCGCCTGATCCACGCCCGCAACGACATCGGCACGGTGTCCGAGCAGGACGTGGCCAGCGCTACGGCACGGCTCAACTTTGTGGAGGCGCAGCTGCCCACCTTGCAGACGCTGGCGCAGAACGATACGTCGCGTCTGGCGGTGCTGTTGGGCGAGCGTCCGGGTGAACTGGATGTCGACCTGTCGCCGCAGGGCTTCAAGCCCATCGACGTGGCGCTGGATATCGGCACTGCCGGCGACGTGCTGCAGCGCCGTCCGGACGTGCGCGTCGCCGAGCGCGAACTGGCCGCCGCCAACGCGCGCATCGGCGTCGCCAAGGCCGATTACTACCCGCACATCACGCTGGGCGGTTTCCTCGGCTTCCTCGCCGGCCGCAGCAATGACTTCGGTGGTGCGCAGTCGCGGGCGTGGTCGATTGCGCCAAGCATCTCGTGGTCCGGCCTCAACGTACAGCGCGTGCGCTCCAACGTGAAGGCCAGCGAGGCCCGTTCAGATGCGGCGCTCGCCAATTACCAGCGCACGGTGCTGCAGGCGGTGGAAGACGTGGACAACGCCATCGTCGGCTACAACCTGCAGCGCGACCGCGTGATCAAGCTGCAGGACCAGGTGACCAACAGCCGCCATGCCGCGGACCTGGCACGCATCCGCTACAACGAAGGCGCCGCCGACTTCCTGCAGCTGCTCGATGCCGAACGCACGCAGCTGGAAGCGGAGGATGCGCTGGCCGATGCGCAGGCCTCGATTAACCTGCGCGCGGTGTCGGTGTACAAGGCGCTAGGCGGTGGCTGGCAGGCCTGCGCCAGCGAGCGCTGCGACCAACTGGCCGCGACGCCATGA
- a CDS encoding SDR family oxidoreductase, with product MLAPEPEPSQRVALVSGGNRGLGFEVSRQLAATGATVLLGARRPLAGEKAARQLRREGGTVVSVPLDVTSPQSVRELAARIAGEYGRLDILVNNAGAYFDVDDQASSVDLDIVRDALETNLLGAWRLTEAMLPLMQRHGYGRIVNVSSGCGAVESEGASCPAYRVSKAALNSHTRMLAAELAGSGILVNAVCPGWVATDMGGHGGRPVADGAAGIVWAAMLPSRPSINGGFFRDQQRIDW from the coding sequence ATGCTCGCGCCCGAACCGGAACCGTCACAACGGGTGGCGCTGGTGAGCGGCGGGAATCGCGGACTCGGCTTCGAGGTGTCGCGACAGCTCGCCGCCACCGGTGCAACCGTACTGCTGGGCGCGCGTCGCCCACTGGCTGGCGAGAAAGCCGCGCGGCAACTGCGGCGGGAGGGCGGTACGGTGGTGTCCGTGCCGCTGGACGTCACCTCGCCGCAAAGCGTGCGTGAACTCGCTGCGCGCATCGCGGGCGAATACGGCCGACTCGATATCCTGGTGAACAACGCGGGCGCGTACTTCGACGTCGACGATCAGGCATCGTCCGTCGATCTGGATATCGTGCGCGACGCCCTGGAGACCAATCTGCTGGGCGCATGGCGGCTCACCGAGGCCATGCTTCCCTTGATGCAGCGCCACGGCTATGGCCGCATCGTGAATGTTTCCAGTGGATGCGGCGCCGTGGAGAGCGAAGGCGCGAGCTGCCCCGCCTATCGCGTGTCCAAGGCCGCGCTCAACAGCCATACGCGCATGCTTGCGGCAGAGCTCGCCGGCAGCGGCATCCTGGTCAATGCCGTGTGTCCCGGCTGGGTCGCTACGGACATGGGCGGCCATGGCGGGCGGCCCGTCGCCGATGGCGCTGCCGGCATTGTGTGGGCAGCCATGCTGCCATCGCGCCCGTCGATCAACGGCGGCTTTTTCCGCGACCAGCAACGCATCGACTGGTGA
- a CDS encoding TolB family protein, which produces MWQQMICVVLLAMSPLVTPLPSEPVAFLPGDLADAESPAFTPDGHTVYFMRASESGAAVMVSHRVHDQWSAPVPASFSGHWRDGDPTMAPDGSYLVFTSNRPAMKGGQPIDTVRQGKLLTGLGMNLWRVERKGDGWSEPVRLPDTVNTCNSSFAPSVASDGSIYYIGCAPDGVIRPLRASHENGQYQPAYVVAVGGKDAQVRDVAIAPDRSFMVFSIRHDPKQAYRLAIAFHTTDNWSEPQDLGDVVNSGTHSMGSQLGCDHRTLYFSSDRALPTSAPAQGTGNTDHIWRLSLTPWLTAHGQPAASTPPSCVVG; this is translated from the coding sequence ATGTGGCAACAGATGATCTGTGTCGTGCTTTTGGCCATGTCGCCGCTGGTCACGCCCCTGCCCTCCGAGCCGGTTGCGTTCCTGCCGGGTGATCTCGCCGATGCCGAATCGCCGGCCTTCACGCCGGATGGCCATACGGTTTATTTCATGCGCGCCTCGGAGAGCGGTGCCGCCGTGATGGTGTCGCACCGGGTCCATGATCAATGGTCGGCACCGGTGCCCGCTTCCTTTTCCGGGCACTGGCGCGATGGCGATCCGACCATGGCACCGGACGGCTCCTATCTCGTGTTCACATCCAATCGTCCCGCTATGAAAGGCGGCCAGCCCATCGACACCGTGCGCCAAGGAAAGCTGCTCACGGGCCTGGGCATGAATCTCTGGCGCGTGGAGCGGAAGGGCGATGGCTGGAGCGAACCTGTGCGCCTGCCCGACACGGTCAATACCTGCAACAGCAGTTTCGCACCGAGCGTGGCGTCGGATGGCAGCATCTATTACATCGGCTGCGCGCCCGACGGTGTGATCCGGCCGCTGCGTGCCAGCCATGAGAACGGCCAGTACCAGCCGGCCTATGTGGTGGCGGTCGGCGGCAAGGATGCGCAGGTCCGCGACGTCGCCATCGCACCGGATCGCTCGTTCATGGTCTTCAGCATCCGCCACGATCCCAAGCAGGCGTACCGGCTGGCCATTGCCTTCCACACCACCGACAACTGGAGCGAACCACAGGACCTGGGCGACGTGGTGAACAGCGGCACCCACAGCATGGGCTCCCAGCTGGGATGCGACCATCGCACGCTGTATTTCTCCAGCGATCGCGCCCTGCCCACGTCAGCCCCGGCACAGGGTACGGGCAACACGGATCACATCTGGCGCCTGTCGTTGACGCCTTGGCTCACCGCACACGGCCAGCCCGCCGCCAGCACGCCGCCATCCTGCGTCGTGGGTTGA
- a CDS encoding sensor histidine kinase yields MSDLMTAPRWKIWAWVFAFWTLLALSYTASAVISMISEGEAFAWVRPLTWNVANAYLWMLLTPVVAWLGIQGGSGSWGRFWAVHAPACLMLAAVQVMLVLGIYWTLCGPPTSRPNIALGAFARMQFAYNFHLSVLTYGVMLVVLRAIDSQRRLRDERLRNAQLETQLVQSQLQTLRVQLQPHFLFNTLNAISALALADPVQARQMIARLSDFLRLTLEERHAQQVPLSREMEFLSCYLGIQQVRFQDRLTTHLDVSIDTVRALVPNMILQPLVENALRHGLLDKAERGTLHIMTRREGDALLLRVDDDGIGLPTEGAKEGIGLGNTRTRLDMLFGKEATVALERKAEGGTRVELRFPFRECAA; encoded by the coding sequence GTGTCCGACCTGATGACTGCGCCACGCTGGAAGATCTGGGCATGGGTCTTTGCCTTCTGGACCCTGCTGGCCTTGTCCTATACGGCGAGCGCGGTCATCTCGATGATCAGCGAGGGCGAAGCGTTTGCGTGGGTACGCCCACTCACCTGGAACGTCGCCAACGCCTACCTGTGGATGCTGCTCACACCGGTGGTCGCGTGGCTGGGCATACAGGGTGGCAGCGGTAGCTGGGGACGCTTCTGGGCGGTGCACGCGCCGGCCTGCCTCATGCTCGCGGCGGTTCAGGTCATGCTGGTGCTAGGCATCTACTGGACCTTGTGCGGTCCGCCGACATCGCGGCCGAACATCGCCCTTGGCGCATTTGCACGCATGCAGTTCGCCTATAACTTCCACCTGAGCGTGCTTACCTATGGCGTGATGCTGGTGGTGCTGCGCGCCATCGACTCGCAACGACGGCTGCGCGACGAGCGTCTGCGCAACGCGCAGCTGGAAACCCAGCTGGTGCAATCGCAATTGCAGACCCTGCGCGTGCAACTGCAGCCGCATTTCCTGTTCAACACGCTCAATGCGATTTCCGCGCTGGCCCTGGCGGACCCGGTGCAGGCGCGCCAGATGATCGCGCGGCTCAGCGACTTCCTCCGCCTTACGCTGGAGGAACGCCACGCACAGCAGGTGCCGTTGTCGCGCGAGATGGAATTTCTCAGCTGTTATCTGGGCATCCAGCAGGTGCGCTTTCAGGATCGCCTGACCACGCACCTGGACGTGTCCATCGACACCGTGCGCGCGCTGGTGCCCAACATGATCCTGCAGCCGCTGGTGGAGAATGCGCTGCGCCACGGCCTGCTCGACAAGGCCGAGCGCGGCACGCTGCACATCATGACGCGCCGCGAAGGCGATGCGCTGTTGCTCCGCGTGGACGATGACGGCATCGGTCTGCCCACCGAAGGGGCGAAGGAAGGCATCGGACTCGGCAACACGCGCACGAGACTGGACATGTTGTTCGGCAAGGAGGCCACCGTGGCATTGGAGCGCAAGGCCGAGGGCGGCACGCGGGTCGAACTGCGTTTTCCGTTCCGGGAGTGCGCCGCATGA
- a CDS encoding LytR/AlgR family response regulator transcription factor, which produces MNAPAIRTLLVDDEMLARLAIRQALASHDDVVIVGECANAVEARQAMAALDPDLLFLDIRMPGMDGFRLLQGMKRDHLPMVVFATAFGQHALRAFDANAIDYVLKPIDQDRFDQAMARVRRHWRGLHAADGATAAASSPPASPWLQRLSVQQGEHIRVIAAADIDWIRADGNYVHIHAGTTTYLHRESLRHLLGMLDPARFLRIHRGTVVNVDRIHEVHPLFQGSAEVVLQDGTRLNLSRRFRMQARRALGMA; this is translated from the coding sequence ATGAACGCGCCCGCGATCCGCACGCTGCTGGTGGACGACGAGATGCTGGCGCGCCTGGCCATAAGGCAGGCCCTGGCCTCGCACGACGATGTCGTCATCGTCGGCGAGTGCGCCAACGCGGTCGAAGCACGGCAGGCCATGGCGGCCCTCGACCCCGACCTGTTGTTCCTGGATATCCGCATGCCCGGCATGGACGGCTTCAGGCTGCTGCAGGGCATGAAGCGCGACCACCTGCCGATGGTGGTGTTTGCCACGGCCTTCGGCCAGCACGCGTTGCGCGCGTTCGATGCCAATGCCATCGACTACGTGCTCAAACCGATCGACCAGGATCGGTTCGACCAGGCGATGGCGCGCGTACGCCGCCATTGGCGCGGCCTGCACGCGGCGGACGGTGCCACAGCCGCTGCATCGTCCCCGCCAGCCTCACCCTGGTTGCAACGGCTCAGCGTGCAGCAGGGGGAACATATCCGCGTGATCGCCGCCGCCGACATCGACTGGATTCGCGCCGACGGGAACTACGTGCACATCCACGCGGGCACCACGACCTACCTCCATCGCGAATCGCTGCGGCACCTGCTTGGCATGCTCGATCCGGCGAGGTTCCTTCGCATCCACCGCGGCACCGTAGTGAACGTGGACCGCATCCACGAGGTGCATCCGTTGTTCCAGGGTAGCGCCGAGGTCGTATTGCAGGACGGCACCCGCCTCAACCTCAGCCGCCGCTTTCGCATGCAGGCGCGCCGTGCGCTCGGCATGGCCTGA
- a CDS encoding PD40 domain-containing protein, whose amino-acid sequence MPSKPLVLITALLAALAITPAFAGELVGPGVISTGLQETSAALSPDNNTLYFMRSDFAEKDDTILVTHRQGDGWSTPEVAPFSGQWHDSEPAMSPDGKRLYFVSNRPPHPGDTPVMAEMDGRTFTGKHLWYVERQGGGRWGAPMHVDGALNDGAMIYNPSIAANGDIYFSAHRRDSGKAYQIYVARRTAHGYADPERIDLGDVDHNRMDPSVDPQERFLVYAGNEGDSLGSADIYIAFRDESGHWGKPVHLPGDVNSASLENAPSLGRRFGELYVASNRESEVRFPKTQDDAASLRHRLEEPLNGSRNLWLFDIGDVLRAHGIDH is encoded by the coding sequence ATGCCGTCGAAACCGCTTGTCCTGATCACGGCCCTGCTCGCCGCACTGGCCATCACTCCCGCCTTTGCCGGCGAGCTGGTAGGCCCCGGCGTGATTTCCACCGGGCTGCAGGAGACCTCGGCGGCGCTGAGCCCCGACAACAACACGCTGTATTTCATGCGTTCGGATTTTGCCGAGAAAGACGACACCATCCTTGTGACGCATCGCCAGGGCGATGGCTGGAGCACGCCGGAAGTCGCGCCGTTCTCGGGCCAGTGGCATGACTCCGAACCGGCAATGTCGCCGGACGGCAAGCGTCTCTACTTCGTGTCCAACCGCCCGCCGCATCCGGGCGACACGCCGGTGATGGCCGAGATGGACGGCCGCACGTTCACGGGAAAGCACCTTTGGTACGTCGAACGGCAGGGCGGCGGACGCTGGGGCGCACCCATGCACGTGGATGGCGCGCTCAACGACGGCGCGATGATCTACAACCCCTCCATTGCCGCCAACGGCGACATCTACTTCTCCGCGCATCGCCGTGATTCGGGCAAGGCCTACCAGATCTACGTCGCGCGGCGAACGGCGCACGGTTATGCCGATCCGGAACGCATCGACCTGGGCGACGTGGATCACAACCGGATGGATCCCAGCGTCGATCCGCAGGAACGCTTCCTCGTTTACGCCGGCAACGAAGGCGACTCGCTCGGCAGCGCGGACATCTACATCGCGTTCCGCGACGAAAGCGGGCACTGGGGCAAGCCGGTGCACCTGCCCGGCGACGTCAACAGCGCCTCACTGGAGAATGCACCGTCCTTGGGACGCCGCTTCGGCGAGCTGTACGTCGCGAGCAACCGGGAAAGCGAGGTGCGTTTTCCCAAGACGCAGGATGACGCGGCATCGCTGCGGCATCGGCTGGAGGAGCCGCTCAACGGTTCGCGCAACCTCTGGCTGTTCGATATCGGCGACGTGCTGAGGGCCCACGGCATCGATCACTGA